From a region of the uncultured Draconibacterium sp. genome:
- the traM gene encoding conjugative transposon protein TraM, producing MKKILIKNKALFILPLALLPFVILIFWVLGGGGAQEEKEKLAQSPGKGINYDLPDADNSIEIYDKMEAYQKDESQVAQVPEVDVNDTTKQEEVSNPDTMEQDNTMLDENADQKEILAHIRNKEKLVQQELQGKPEVRKSGKKTSPQYQSKPIKPVVKIHAETTKSVTPTTGIEELDEIIDKNVLLSRKNDSLNFYLQQAQGRLQQIEAIQNRSFTLEKKRSSGFKREEPINTPPIKAEIYETTTVLNGNRVKLRLLEDTQISGQSIPKNSFIYGVCQIKNERLLIEITQLPVENSFVPVKLTVCDLDGLEGLYVPDNAARKVYQEVGASTNTSSLMGVTNNPLTYTGIRAADRAAQTMLKRVRLKKVTVKKNTRIYIINQK from the coding sequence ATGAAGAAAATTTTGATAAAAAATAAGGCGCTGTTTATCCTTCCACTGGCATTATTGCCCTTTGTGATTTTGATCTTCTGGGTATTGGGTGGTGGAGGAGCTCAAGAGGAAAAGGAGAAGCTTGCACAGTCTCCGGGTAAAGGAATAAACTATGACCTGCCGGATGCCGATAATTCCATTGAAATCTACGATAAAATGGAAGCTTATCAGAAGGATGAATCACAAGTGGCACAGGTGCCTGAGGTCGACGTAAATGATACAACGAAGCAGGAAGAAGTAAGTAATCCGGATACAATGGAGCAGGACAACACCATGTTGGATGAAAATGCCGATCAGAAAGAAATCCTTGCTCATATCCGAAATAAAGAAAAGCTGGTACAACAGGAACTACAAGGAAAACCGGAAGTTCGAAAGAGTGGAAAAAAAACATCTCCCCAATACCAGAGTAAGCCTATAAAACCTGTAGTTAAGATACATGCGGAAACAACAAAATCAGTAACGCCGACAACCGGAATTGAAGAACTGGATGAGATCATAGATAAAAACGTCTTGCTCAGTCGTAAAAACGATTCCCTAAATTTTTATCTGCAACAGGCACAGGGAAGACTGCAACAGATTGAAGCCATACAAAACCGGTCCTTTACCCTGGAGAAAAAACGATCATCAGGATTCAAAAGGGAAGAGCCAATAAATACTCCGCCTATAAAAGCTGAGATCTATGAAACAACAACGGTGCTCAACGGTAACCGGGTAAAACTACGCTTACTGGAAGACACCCAAATCAGTGGACAGTCGATACCTAAAAACAGCTTTATCTACGGAGTTTGCCAGATCAAAAATGAACGGCTGCTGATTGAGATCACACAATTACCAGTAGAAAATTCTTTTGTCCCGGTAAAACTTACGGTCTGTGATCTGGATGGACTGGAAGGGTTGTATGTGCCGGATAATGCTGCCCGAAAAGTTTATCAGGAAGTGGGTGCTTCTACCAATACCTCTTCGCTGATGGGCGTTACGAATAATCCGTTGACTTATACCGGAATCCGTGCAGCCGACCGGGCTGCCCAAACCATGCTCAAACGGGTACGCCTGAAAAAAGTAACCGTCAAAAAAAACACTCGGATTTATATCATCAATCAAAAATAA
- the traK gene encoding conjugative transposon protein TraK encodes MQKQFDIQRKFRFIVYVLVLISLSLMGVSSYIYYESVQLVELSKEKIYVLDNGKSLLVALREDISENRDAEARDHVKRFHELFFTLEPDKTYIENNVREALYLADRSAMEQYQAFKENNLYNQVIASDISMTLQTDSIRLDFSAYPYRFTFIGKQKIVRKSNITIRSLKTSGYLRNISRTDNNPHGFLMENWRIDENKDLESIRRKSF; translated from the coding sequence ATGCAAAAACAATTTGATATACAACGTAAGTTCCGCTTTATCGTTTACGTGCTGGTACTGATCAGCCTTTCGCTGATGGGGGTAAGTAGTTACATCTACTATGAGTCGGTGCAGCTGGTAGAACTTTCCAAAGAGAAGATCTATGTACTTGACAACGGAAAATCACTGCTGGTCGCCCTTCGGGAAGATATCAGTGAAAACAGGGACGCGGAGGCCAGAGATCATGTAAAACGTTTTCATGAGCTGTTTTTTACCCTGGAGCCCGATAAAACTTACATCGAAAACAATGTCAGGGAAGCCCTGTATCTGGCTGACCGGAGTGCCATGGAGCAATACCAGGCCTTTAAGGAGAACAACCTGTATAACCAGGTGATCGCTTCTGATATCAGCATGACCCTGCAGACGGATTCCATTCGGCTGGATTTTTCAGCATATCCCTATCGTTTCACATTTATCGGAAAGCAGAAGATCGTTCGTAAATCCAACATTACCATCCGCAGCTTAAAGACCTCCGGTTACCTGAGAAATATCTCCAGGACGGATAATAATCCGCATGGTTTTCTGATGGAAAACTGGCGGATCGATGAAAACAAAGACCTGGAAAGCATCCGAAGAAAATCATTCTAA
- a CDS encoding TraG family conjugative transposon ATPase, which yields MRVKPIQISLPVLGFDGDILISNNLDMGFGLRLFLPELLSCSTEKLYMLHDTFQRVVNILPENTLLHKQDFFFPEDFSANRDTALKNQQSLTGNYLDHFQGRSYLKHECYLYVSLLNTGLLKNYLGSSLIFSRKARLEEARLQEKIRELQTNLASIFRQVGIESIPITREQAMGTASEIGLIERYLTLNFREGQPLLGGIDFRDRLRVMDRFVEILSLSDYSHLPSEIRPTSGHPRTGLPVSLVYPLSWHLPYSHITNQFIYVPGQQEVKARLEGDYKKIYSLSKFSSENKINAGLIENFLDTVQTSGEKIVKTHFNVTLLDTSISNLKKIKSETATAFSLMNCFPYQHTFDLPFLFFAGLPFSTQLPETELFLTQVPQACCFTNFEGAVKNSDSTFTIHLSDRMEGCPVKIDLSDEPMKKHLIHNRNKIIIGGSGSGKSFFTNHLLRQYAESKNCHVVLLDVGRSYEILTRYLDERLKEKGGARMIEFSETNPISFNPFVVDGSPDLERRQTILSVIYTIYKEQLTEMEKDVIAHSVGTFFKTVGWEHSFDGYYEFCREYIPQLINEQKLEFNTHEFFFILSKYYKGGEYDYLLNKPMQTDEFFSCPFLVFELDAIKDHPVIFPVATLIIMDIFLQKMRKLKRTRKVICLEEAWKAIATPQMADYLKYFFKTIRKFFGEAMVVTQEVDDVISSPIIRDAIINNADTRILLDMGKFKNKFDEISRFLGLNAFQKEQILSINKNLPSNRKFKEVFISLGEYSRVFALEVSCAEYYCYTTEQTEKEQVLEQLIEDQSILEILKQM from the coding sequence ATGAGAGTGAAACCAATACAAATAAGTCTGCCAGTTCTTGGGTTTGACGGAGATATCCTGATCTCCAATAACCTGGATATGGGATTCGGACTGCGACTATTTTTACCGGAGTTGCTGTCTTGCAGCACGGAAAAATTATACATGCTTCACGATACCTTTCAGCGGGTAGTAAATATCCTCCCGGAAAATACCCTGCTTCATAAACAGGACTTCTTTTTTCCCGAAGATTTTTCCGCAAATCGCGATACGGCGTTAAAGAACCAACAAAGCTTAACGGGAAACTATCTTGATCATTTTCAGGGAAGAAGCTACCTGAAACATGAATGCTACCTGTATGTGAGCTTGTTGAATACCGGCCTTTTAAAAAACTACCTGGGTTCTTCGCTGATCTTTTCACGCAAAGCACGGCTGGAAGAAGCCCGCTTGCAGGAAAAGATCCGGGAACTGCAGACCAACCTGGCCTCGATCTTCCGTCAGGTAGGAATAGAAAGTATACCGATAACCAGAGAACAAGCCATGGGGACAGCCTCAGAAATTGGCCTGATTGAACGCTATCTGACGCTTAACTTCAGGGAGGGACAGCCCCTGCTGGGAGGAATCGATTTCCGGGACAGGTTAAGGGTGATGGACCGTTTTGTGGAAATCCTGAGTCTGAGTGATTATTCACATCTGCCTTCGGAAATTCGTCCCACAAGCGGCCATCCCCGCACCGGGCTGCCCGTGTCACTGGTTTATCCGCTGAGCTGGCACCTGCCGTATTCACATATTACCAACCAGTTTATCTATGTGCCCGGACAGCAGGAAGTAAAAGCAAGGCTGGAAGGCGATTACAAAAAGATCTATAGCCTGTCCAAATTTTCCTCCGAAAACAAGATCAACGCCGGACTGATCGAAAACTTTCTTGACACCGTGCAAACCTCGGGAGAGAAGATCGTTAAAACCCACTTTAATGTGACACTGCTGGATACTTCGATCTCAAATTTGAAGAAAATCAAAAGCGAAACGGCCACCGCTTTTTCGCTGATGAATTGTTTCCCTTACCAGCATACTTTTGATCTGCCGTTTTTGTTTTTTGCAGGGTTGCCTTTCAGTACTCAGCTACCCGAAACAGAACTGTTTTTGACGCAGGTACCGCAAGCCTGCTGTTTTACCAATTTTGAAGGCGCGGTCAAGAACTCAGATTCAACATTTACTATTCATCTGTCGGATCGGATGGAAGGCTGCCCGGTAAAAATTGACCTGTCGGATGAGCCCATGAAAAAGCACCTGATCCATAACCGCAACAAAATTATTATCGGCGGATCGGGATCCGGAAAATCCTTTTTTACCAATCACCTGTTGCGGCAGTATGCCGAAAGTAAAAACTGCCATGTTGTGTTACTTGATGTGGGGCGTAGCTATGAGATCCTGACCCGATACCTGGACGAAAGACTAAAGGAAAAAGGCGGGGCCAGAATGATTGAGTTCTCAGAAACCAATCCCATTTCATTTAACCCTTTTGTGGTGGATGGTTCTCCGGACCTGGAACGCCGGCAAACCATTCTGTCGGTTATTTACACCATTTACAAAGAACAGCTTACCGAAATGGAAAAGGATGTCATTGCCCATTCGGTTGGTACATTCTTTAAAACAGTAGGCTGGGAACATTCTTTTGACGGGTATTATGAATTCTGTAGAGAATATATTCCCCAATTAATAAATGAACAGAAATTAGAATTTAATACCCATGAGTTTTTCTTTATACTGAGTAAATATTACAAGGGGGGAGAATACGATTACCTGCTGAATAAACCCATGCAAACCGACGAGTTTTTCTCTTGTCCCTTTCTGGTATTCGAGCTGGATGCGATAAAAGACCACCCGGTAATTTTTCCGGTGGCCACACTGATCATCATGGATATTTTCCTGCAGAAGATGCGGAAGCTGAAACGCACCCGAAAAGTGATTTGTCTGGAAGAAGCCTGGAAAGCCATAGCCACACCACAGATGGCCGATTACCTGAAGTATTTTTTCAAAACCATCCGAAAATTTTTTGGTGAAGCCATGGTGGTAACACAGGAAGTGGATGATGTGATCTCATCACCCATTATCCGTGATGCCATTATCAACAATGCAGATACAAGGATTTTACTGGACATGGGCAAATTCAAAAACAAGTTTGATGAGATCAGTCGCTTTCTGGGACTGAATGCTTTTCAAAAAGAACAAATCCTGTCGATCAATAAAAATCTTCCATCCAACCGAAAATTTAAGGAAGTATTTATCTCGCTTGGGGAATATTCACGGGTGTTTGCCCTGGAGGTTAGCTGTGCCGAATACTATTGTTACACCACCGAACAAACCGAAAAGGAACAAGTGCTGGAACAGCTGATCGAAGACCAATCCATTCTTGAGATCTTAAAACAAATGTAA
- a CDS encoding DUF4133 domain-containing protein: MKTYTIQKIDTNLYIKGFSGQLVYLVLYGILAALILFVILYIAVGTFVSVIVCVPAFFAWLYRLNRIQKNYGHRGWHKKRIARQLPEFITIKQRIYQ; the protein is encoded by the coding sequence ATGAAAACGTACACCATCCAAAAGATAGATACCAATCTGTATATCAAAGGATTTTCAGGGCAGCTGGTTTACCTGGTACTTTACGGAATTCTTGCGGCACTCATTCTCTTTGTAATCCTTTATATCGCTGTAGGAACTTTTGTGTCAGTAATCGTTTGTGTACCTGCTTTTTTTGCCTGGCTCTACCGGCTGAACCGTATCCAGAAAAACTACGGACACCGGGGCTGGCATAAAAAACGGATTGCCCGCCAACTCCCTGAATTTATCACCATCAAACAACGCATTTATCAGTAG
- a CDS encoding DUF4134 domain-containing protein, with translation MQAIYRRGMAVLAMLVLGVYNAMAQSSAGIDQATTEVNSYVDPVANLIIAIGAVVGLIGGVRVYIKWQSGDQDTQKAIMGWFGACLFLILVGVVIRSFFA, from the coding sequence ATGCAGGCGATTTATCGCAGGGGCATGGCAGTGTTAGCCATGCTGGTTTTGGGAGTGTATAACGCAATGGCACAAAGTTCAGCCGGGATTGACCAGGCCACCACGGAAGTAAATTCCTATGTGGATCCTGTGGCTAACCTGATCATAGCTATCGGAGCAGTAGTGGGCCTGATCGGCGGTGTACGTGTCTACATCAAATGGCAGAGTGGGGATCAGGATACGCAGAAGGCCATTATGGGCTGGTTTGGTGCCTGCCTGTTCCTGATTCTTGTTGGTGTAGTAATCCGCTCATTCTTTGCTTAA
- a CDS encoding type II toxin-antitoxin system HipA family toxin: MAIGKTDIYVYAHWKGLSDPHLIGVLSAHAAKGRKAFSFEYDAAWLKSGTHHLLDPDIQFYSGPQFPNSKENFGLFLDSMPDTWGRTLMKRRAAQDAAERGERAKTLYEVDYLLGVLDESRMGALRFKTDQDGPFLDDNRESPTPPWSSVAELQEAASNIENETDNNTVKKWLAILIAPGSSLGGARPKANILDKENNLWIAKFPAKNDMVDKAAWEYLAWQLALKAGINMTECRIDKVVGKYNTFFTKRFDREKEQRIHFASAMTMTGNNEDTIRDNPASYLELAEIIQTHGAQVNDNLEQLWRRIVFNIAISNTDDHLRNHGFILTDKGWVLSPAYDINPSIDKDGLALNIDMDNNALDYDLAKSVGEFFRLDNAKMDQIIEEIITPVKNWRKMAKNIGISNNEQELMAKAFRV; the protein is encoded by the coding sequence ATGGCAATAGGGAAAACAGACATATATGTGTATGCACACTGGAAGGGACTTTCTGATCCTCATTTGATTGGTGTGCTGTCGGCTCACGCTGCAAAAGGAAGAAAGGCATTCAGCTTTGAATATGATGCTGCCTGGCTAAAATCCGGCACTCACCATTTGTTGGATCCGGATATCCAGTTTTATAGTGGCCCTCAATTTCCCAATAGCAAGGAAAATTTTGGCTTGTTTCTGGACAGTATGCCCGATACATGGGGGAGAACCCTTATGAAGCGGCGGGCAGCTCAAGACGCTGCGGAACGAGGGGAGAGGGCAAAAACCTTGTACGAAGTAGATTATTTACTGGGAGTATTGGATGAAAGCCGTATGGGAGCTTTACGGTTTAAAACAGACCAGGATGGACCTTTTCTGGATGATAATAGAGAGTCTCCTACACCTCCCTGGTCATCTGTCGCAGAATTGCAGGAAGCTGCAAGTAATATTGAAAACGAAACCGACAACAATACTGTTAAAAAATGGTTGGCTATCCTGATTGCTCCGGGATCTTCACTGGGTGGGGCCAGACCCAAGGCCAACATATTGGACAAAGAGAATAATCTCTGGATTGCAAAGTTTCCAGCCAAAAATGATATGGTGGATAAAGCAGCTTGGGAATACCTGGCCTGGCAACTGGCATTAAAAGCCGGGATCAACATGACAGAGTGTAGGATCGATAAAGTAGTAGGTAAGTATAACACCTTTTTTACCAAACGTTTTGATCGGGAAAAAGAACAACGTATTCATTTTGCATCTGCTATGACCATGACCGGAAATAATGAAGATACGATCCGCGATAATCCTGCCAGTTATCTGGAATTGGCTGAAATTATTCAAACCCATGGCGCGCAGGTTAATGACAATTTGGAGCAATTGTGGAGAAGGATTGTTTTCAATATAGCCATTTCCAACACCGATGACCATTTACGAAACCACGGCTTTATTTTAACTGATAAAGGGTGGGTACTATCACCGGCGTATGATATAAATCCATCGATTGATAAAGACGGTCTGGCCTTGAATATCGACATGGACAACAACGCTTTGGATTATGATCTTGCGAAAAGTGTTGGTGAATTTTTTCGTTTAGATAACGCAAAAATGGATCAGATCATTGAAGAAATCATTACTCCGGTAAAGAATTGGCGTAAAATGGCAAAGAATATTGGGATCTCGAATAACGAGCAGGAGTTGATGGCCAAAGCATTTCGTGTATAA
- a CDS encoding helix-turn-helix transcriptional regulator, translated as MRPKKNIIFPKHLQILERLGENIKLARKRRKLTTVQVAERADIDRTTLYQIEKGNPKVSMGAYFNVLRVLGLQDDFLKLAADDTLGRKLQDLDLL; from the coding sequence ATGAGGCCGAAGAAAAATATTATTTTCCCCAAACACCTGCAGATATTGGAACGTTTGGGAGAAAATATTAAGCTGGCTCGAAAAAGGAGAAAGCTAACAACGGTTCAGGTAGCAGAGCGTGCAGATATCGACAGGACAACGTTGTATCAGATAGAGAAAGGGAATCCTAAAGTATCTATGGGGGCTTATTTTAACGTCCTGAGAGTTTTAGGCCTGCAGGATGATTTCCTAAAACTGGCTGCTGATGATACGCTGGGCAGAAAGTTACAGGATTTGGATTTGTTGTAG
- a CDS encoding ATPase has protein sequence MEKKKSQPDDSMSTTTKTIRNPYKEIAQFKNGMFRFGFIQSRNWLEDQGKQIFGNHFFIDPLDHPLIHDLLIYAIGDKEIAIKRNLDLNKGILLSGPVGCGKTSIMMLIRYFFPPDKKYRIRSTRKISFEFESDGFKVIKRYAPESEVKNTNFRAPNYCFDDLGIEQVQKHFGNECDVMGEILLSRYDLFISEKVMTHVTTNLSASEIEQRYGNRVRSRMRAMFNLVAFDKTSVDKRI, from the coding sequence ATGGAAAAGAAAAAGAGTCAACCGGACGATTCCATGTCAACAACGACAAAGACTATTCGGAACCCTTATAAAGAAATCGCTCAGTTTAAAAATGGTATGTTTCGTTTTGGTTTTATACAGAGCAGAAACTGGCTGGAAGACCAGGGAAAACAAATCTTTGGTAATCATTTTTTTATTGATCCGCTGGATCACCCTTTGATTCATGACTTACTGATCTATGCTATTGGCGATAAAGAAATAGCAATAAAACGAAATCTTGATTTAAATAAAGGAATTTTGCTTTCGGGGCCGGTTGGATGTGGAAAGACATCCATCATGATGTTGATTCGTTATTTCTTTCCACCAGATAAAAAATATCGGATAAGGTCTACCCGTAAGATTAGTTTTGAATTTGAGAGTGATGGTTTTAAAGTGATAAAACGATATGCCCCTGAATCCGAAGTAAAGAACACCAATTTTCGTGCACCCAATTACTGTTTTGATGACCTGGGAATTGAACAGGTTCAAAAACATTTTGGAAATGAGTGTGATGTAATGGGAGAGATCCTGCTAAGTCGGTATGATTTATTTATCTCGGAGAAAGTTATGACGCATGTCACAACAAATCTTTCTGCCTCTGAAATTGAACAACGCTATGGTAACCGTGTCCGAAGCCGGATGCGTGCCATGTTTAATCTGGTAGCTTTCGATAAGACAAGTGTAGACAAGAGAATATGA
- a CDS encoding helix-turn-helix domain-containing protein — protein sequence MPTEIVTTDDLREFKIELLKEFKQLLAVHHGQPTKKWLKSFEVRKLLGISPGTLQNLRVNGTLAYTKIGGVIFYDSEEIQKMMLDNKVRNKFVFGRRK from the coding sequence ATGCCAACAGAAATTGTAACTACCGATGATTTACGCGAATTCAAAATCGAACTTCTAAAAGAATTCAAACAACTTCTGGCTGTCCATCATGGGCAGCCTACAAAAAAATGGCTAAAATCCTTTGAAGTCAGAAAGCTTCTGGGCATTTCGCCTGGTACTCTTCAAAACTTAAGGGTTAATGGTACGCTGGCTTATACCAAAATAGGCGGTGTAATTTTTTACGACAGTGAAGAGATTCAGAAAATGATGCTCGACAACAAAGTCCGGAATAAATTTGTCTTTGGTAGAAGAAAATGA
- a CDS encoding RteC domain-containing protein: MDVNKYQKIVDVLKTQLTDLFKEDNRTVTEVEHAIGLCRIALQDLKNLVSSDGFGDIKEEINYFKYIKPEVSGELIFNIEYLMLVSFLPKFSVQAQLGFFQREIQRINKFFEAHKGFVLYYRTNQTYLDDKYFVRNSPSLVLNCPSYNYILDPDFSTVYDAIVSRIIAYDRLEEFLSKEIAKLSGDKIIGEGTIDNRSKWTESDVAFAELIYALVESCAIDNGKITIKKLVELFGEIMEIPSGNIYSAFRDIHSRKKDKVVFLDELQKALIRKIDEANK; this comes from the coding sequence ATGGACGTTAATAAGTACCAGAAAATTGTAGATGTATTAAAAACGCAATTAACGGATTTATTTAAAGAAGATAATAGAACCGTTACAGAAGTTGAACATGCCATAGGATTATGCCGAATAGCCTTGCAGGATTTAAAGAATCTTGTTTCCAGTGATGGATTTGGTGACATTAAGGAAGAGATCAATTATTTTAAATACATAAAACCTGAAGTTAGTGGAGAGTTGATTTTTAATATTGAGTATTTAATGTTAGTCTCCTTTCTTCCTAAATTTTCGGTTCAGGCGCAATTAGGTTTCTTTCAGCGAGAAATACAGCGGATAAATAAGTTTTTTGAGGCACATAAAGGATTTGTTCTTTATTACCGGACAAATCAAACTTACCTTGATGACAAATATTTTGTCCGTAACAGTCCTTCCTTAGTGTTGAATTGTCCAAGTTATAACTATATACTTGATCCTGATTTTTCAACGGTCTATGATGCGATTGTTTCAAGAATTATTGCTTATGACCGTCTGGAAGAGTTTTTGTCTAAAGAGATAGCAAAGTTGAGTGGGGATAAGATAATTGGTGAAGGAACAATTGACAACAGGAGCAAGTGGACAGAAAGCGATGTGGCTTTTGCTGAATTAATTTATGCACTGGTAGAATCATGCGCTATTGATAATGGAAAGATTACCATTAAGAAGCTGGTTGAATTATTTGGAGAGATAATGGAAATCCCCAGCGGTAATATTTACAGCGCTTTTCGCGATATACATTCAAGGAAAAAAGACAAGGTAGTTTTCCTGGATGAATTACAAAAAGCCTTAATACGAAAAATTGATGAAGCGAATAAATAG
- a CDS encoding AraC family transcriptional regulator: MQTLERIQKVLDQIETKIESPYYDVNEWAETACLSVFHFQRLFKKLVGKSLKEYVQLRKLAFSTRQLGKKRIGEIACLHGFDNHETYTRLFKKVYGITPSAYVKDKRWLTHYEKPDLLSLHLKDKNNIPVVFDGMVLEFEELALIEDRYFVGLKEQCKMEYNNPGINKAGELWQKFHKIKSDIYSKYPNVEIGVTISGEQKDCFTYFVGKQVAKEQDCNGFESFCFTKGRYLVCSYAAEDFATLVSSIIKVLNYTTYAIFKKDVYTYDENRKFSLEYYSGKSFKNENPKIDIYFPII, encoded by the coding sequence ATGCAAACATTAGAAAGAATTCAGAAAGTACTGGATCAAATTGAAACCAAAATTGAAAGCCCTTATTATGACGTAAATGAATGGGCAGAAACAGCATGTTTATCTGTCTTTCATTTTCAACGCCTGTTTAAAAAGCTGGTAGGGAAATCACTGAAAGAATATGTTCAGTTGAGAAAACTTGCTTTTAGTACCAGACAGCTTGGAAAAAAACGAATCGGAGAAATAGCCTGTTTACATGGTTTTGATAATCATGAAACCTACACACGATTGTTTAAAAAGGTCTATGGAATCACTCCTTCTGCCTATGTTAAAGACAAAAGATGGTTAACTCATTATGAGAAACCCGATCTGTTATCCCTGCATCTTAAAGATAAAAACAATATTCCCGTTGTCTTTGATGGTATGGTGTTGGAATTTGAGGAGCTGGCATTGATAGAGGATCGTTATTTTGTGGGCTTGAAGGAGCAATGTAAAATGGAATATAATAATCCCGGAATAAACAAGGCAGGAGAACTATGGCAAAAGTTTCATAAAATTAAATCTGATATCTATTCAAAGTATCCCAATGTTGAGATTGGAGTAACAATCTCGGGTGAACAAAAAGATTGTTTTACCTACTTTGTGGGCAAACAAGTAGCAAAAGAACAGGATTGTAATGGTTTTGAAAGTTTTTGTTTTACCAAAGGGAGATACTTGGTTTGTTCCTATGCTGCTGAGGATTTTGCCACTTTGGTTAGCAGTATCATTAAAGTTCTGAATTATACAACTTATGCAATCTTTAAAAAGGATGTATACACATATGACGAGAATCGCAAGTTTTCACTTGAATACTATTCAGGAAAATCATTTAAGAATGAGAATCCTAAGATAGATATTTATTTTCCCATAATATGA
- a CDS encoding DJ-1/PfpI family protein, which yields MAILNVEILIFNEVEVLDFAGPFEVFSLAEQDSRKLYNVYTIAERTDIVHARNGLKIQPDFCFENHPDMDIQIIPGGYGAEHIEIKNEHVLEWIKKQFLKVRLILSVCTGALLLAESGILNNRKATTHWMDISRLEQDYPNIKVIRNTRFVDLGTVITSGGISAGIDMSFYVLKKLSGVPIAKRTAQRMEYKCEFLDMSSSF from the coding sequence ATGGCAATTCTAAATGTTGAAATACTGATTTTTAATGAAGTTGAAGTACTTGATTTTGCCGGTCCATTTGAAGTGTTTTCACTGGCTGAACAGGATTCACGGAAGTTATACAACGTATATACTATTGCTGAACGAACGGACATCGTTCATGCACGAAATGGACTTAAAATTCAGCCTGACTTTTGTTTCGAAAATCATCCAGATATGGATATTCAAATAATACCGGGTGGTTATGGTGCGGAACATATTGAAATCAAGAACGAGCATGTACTTGAATGGATCAAAAAACAATTCTTGAAGGTAAGATTAATACTGTCTGTTTGCACAGGTGCATTGCTTCTCGCTGAGAGTGGTATTTTAAATAATAGAAAAGCAACAACACATTGGATGGATATTTCACGGTTGGAGCAAGATTATCCTAACATAAAAGTAATTCGCAATACAAGATTTGTTGATCTGGGAACAGTGATTACCTCGGGAGGCATATCCGCAGGAATTGACATGTCGTTTTACGTGCTAAAAAAGTTATCTGGAGTTCCGATCGCAAAACGTACTGCACAAAGAATGGAATATAAATGTGAGTTTTTGGATATGTCATCTTCTTTTTAA